The following coding sequences lie in one Acidobacteriota bacterium genomic window:
- the lptG gene encoding LPS export ABC transporter permease LptG, giving the protein MLRRLDRYLISEMIGPLGLGFLVYTSILLIRFLFQSAEMIIKRGLPISVVGELLAYTLPNIVVLTIPMSLLFGILIGLGRLASDSELIAIRASGISLLALYRPIILVSGLLTVINILASIYILPRGNHQLQQLRLRIITETVAQQIEPRIFYPEFEGFLLYVFDIPEDDPVWHGVFLAQAVPTSQKNNITVAERGRLRLDETGEKVVLELENAYVHEVDLGEPDRYEVTLNRRAERVLEDEFVSTQKAKISSSKTLRELNLAELRDKARDPLAKAEDRNLAQVEIHKKFAIPSACLVFGLFALPLGFNNRRGSKVSGFALSMGVFLLYYVLLNNGEEAARFGKLPPALAMWLPNLLLAGGGLILFARRNRDKSLMLSKIDRWIRQDLWSGLLALDRLRKSKQAQRKERRIRKLSTPRATNGSASLRLRLPRWRLRVPNLLDRYVFRAFVGILVLVSLSGLLLYVVGDLSENVDDILKNNIPKSVVLSYYQYLSLNIFYEIAPILVLVTTLITFSLLSRTNEVTACRALGISLFRISVPAIMASILVALLCFFLEAEVLPASNQRVQQLKDQIKARETARTYRRADRQWLFGQGRYVYNYLNYDDRAESLQRLQIFEFDDGHRLVSRLFANQARYSENDEWLFEDGWVRDLSGPDVASYQRFPGSLIVDYPETPDYFDSEIRPPDQMGYNELREYIDELADSGQRTEALEVQLHQKLAYPTISLVMALVGLPFAFRLGKQGALYGIGVSIILGIIFIGVFAFFSTLGETGALPASVAVWSPNLLFAMLAGYLFLGVRT; this is encoded by the coding sequence ATGCTGCGCCGTCTGGACCGCTATTTGATCTCGGAGATGATCGGCCCGCTGGGGCTGGGCTTTCTGGTCTACACCAGCATCCTGCTGATTCGATTTCTGTTCCAGTCGGCGGAGATGATCATCAAGCGCGGGCTGCCGATCTCGGTGGTCGGCGAGCTGCTGGCCTACACGCTTCCCAACATCGTCGTCCTGACGATTCCGATGTCTCTGCTGTTCGGCATCCTGATCGGTCTCGGACGCCTGGCGTCGGACAGCGAGCTGATCGCCATCCGTGCCTCGGGCATCAGCTTGCTGGCCCTCTACCGGCCGATCATTCTGGTCTCGGGATTGTTGACGGTGATCAACATCCTGGCGTCGATCTACATCTTGCCGCGAGGCAATCACCAGCTCCAGCAGCTCCGGCTGCGCATCATCACCGAGACGGTGGCTCAGCAGATCGAGCCGCGTATCTTCTATCCCGAGTTCGAGGGCTTCCTGCTCTACGTCTTCGACATCCCCGAAGACGACCCCGTATGGCACGGTGTCTTTCTCGCCCAGGCGGTCCCGACCAGCCAGAAGAACAACATCACCGTCGCCGAGCGCGGCCGCCTGCGCCTCGACGAAACTGGCGAGAAGGTCGTTCTCGAGCTCGAGAACGCCTACGTCCACGAGGTCGATCTCGGCGAGCCGGATCGCTACGAGGTGACCCTCAACCGCCGTGCCGAGCGGGTCCTCGAGGACGAGTTCGTCAGCACCCAGAAGGCCAAGATCTCGAGCTCCAAAACCCTCCGCGAGCTCAACCTCGCCGAGCTCCGGGACAAGGCCAGGGACCCCCTGGCCAAGGCCGAAGACCGCAATCTGGCACAGGTCGAGATCCACAAGAAGTTCGCCATTCCGAGCGCTTGCCTGGTGTTCGGACTGTTCGCCTTGCCCCTCGGTTTCAACAATCGCCGGGGCAGCAAAGTCTCCGGATTCGCCCTCTCGATGGGGGTCTTCCTGCTCTACTACGTGCTGCTCAACAACGGTGAGGAAGCGGCACGCTTCGGCAAGCTGCCCCCGGCCCTGGCGATGTGGCTCCCAAATCTGCTGCTCGCCGGCGGCGGCCTGATCCTGTTCGCCCGCCGCAACCGCGACAAGAGCTTGATGCTGTCGAAAATCGACCGCTGGATCCGCCAGGACCTGTGGAGCGGCCTCCTCGCCCTCGACCGGCTGCGCAAGAGCAAACAGGCGCAGCGCAAGGAGCGGCGGATTCGCAAGCTGTCGACGCCGCGGGCGACCAATGGCTCGGCCTCCCTGCGCTTGCGCCTCCCCCGCTGGCGGCTGCGGGTCCCGAACCTCCTCGATCGCTATGTCTTTCGCGCCTTCGTCGGCATTCTGGTGCTGGTGTCCCTCTCCGGCCTGCTGCTCTATGTCGTCGGCGACCTGAGCGAGAACGTCGACGACATCCTGAAGAACAACATCCCGAAGTCGGTGGTGCTGTCGTACTACCAGTACCTTTCCCTCAACATCTTCTATGAAATTGCGCCGATCTTGGTCCTGGTGACCACCTTGATCACCTTCAGCCTGCTGTCGCGCACCAACGAGGTCACTGCCTGCCGCGCCCTCGGAATCAGCCTGTTTCGCATCTCGGTGCCGGCGATCATGGCGTCGATCCTGGTCGCCCTGCTGTGCTTTTTCCTCGAAGCCGAGGTCCTGCCGGCCTCGAACCAGCGCGTGCAGCAGCTCAAGGACCAGATCAAGGCTCGCGAGACGGCGCGCACCTATCGCCGCGCCGACCGCCAGTGGCTCTTCGGTCAGGGGCGCTATGTCTACAACTACCTCAACTACGACGACCGCGCCGAGAGCCTGCAGCGCCTACAGATCTTCGAGTTCGACGACGGCCATCGTCTGGTGAGCCGGCTGTTCGCCAACCAGGCGCGCTACTCCGAAAACGACGAATGGCTGTTCGAGGATGGCTGGGTGCGCGACCTGTCGGGACCCGACGTCGCCTCCTACCAGCGCTTCCCGGGCTCCCTGATCGTCGACTACCCGGAGACTCCGGACTACTTCGATTCCGAGATCCGACCGCCGGACCAGATGGGCTACAACGAGTTGCGCGAGTACATCGACGAGCTCGCCGACAGCGGCCAGCGCACCGAGGCCCTCGAGGTGCAGCTCCACCAGAAGCTCGCCTACCCCACCATCTCCCTGGTGATGGCCCTGGTCGGCCTGCCCTTCGCCTTTCGCCTCGGCAAGCAGGGGGCGCTTTACGGCATCGGCGTTTCGATCATCCTGGGGATCATCTTCATCGGCGTCTTCGCCTTCTTCTCCACTCTCGGGGAAACCGGCGCCCTGCCGGCCTCGGTCGCAGTCTGGAGCCCCAACCTGCTGTTCGCCATGCTCGCCGGCTACCTCTTCCTCGGCGTGCGCACCTGA
- a CDS encoding TetR/AcrR family transcriptional regulator: protein MTAPPLREACIREALAIIEHSGLENLSLREVSRRLGVSHQAPYKHFPSRDHLLAEVVKRAFAGFGEHLATLPQGDDPQGDLRAMAQAYLDYATRHPLQYRLMFGTALPDPHAHPEMMAQAQHAFSLLQERVARLAEAPSTAPAVALDALFVWATIHGLATILESCAVGRLEMPEAMVRAADDHVLGRIATALAGGPAGSR from the coding sequence ATGACGGCTCCTCCCCTGCGCGAAGCCTGTATCCGCGAAGCGCTCGCCATCATCGAGCACTCGGGTCTCGAGAACCTCAGCCTACGCGAGGTCTCGCGCCGCCTCGGGGTCTCCCACCAAGCGCCCTACAAGCACTTTCCGAGCCGCGACCATCTCCTCGCCGAGGTGGTCAAGCGCGCCTTTGCAGGCTTCGGCGAACACCTCGCGACGCTGCCCCAGGGAGACGATCCGCAGGGCGATCTGCGGGCGATGGCGCAGGCCTATCTCGACTACGCGACCCGCCATCCGCTGCAGTATCGTCTGATGTTCGGCACCGCCTTGCCCGATCCTCACGCCCATCCGGAGATGATGGCCCAGGCACAACACGCCTTCAGCCTCCTGCAAGAGCGGGTGGCTCGCCTCGCCGAGGCGCCTTCGACGGCGCCGGCGGTCGCCCTCGACGCCCTCTTCGTGTGGGCGACTATCCACGGTCTGGCGACAATTCTCGAATCCTGCGCCGTGGGGCGCCTCGAGATGCCCGAGGCGATGGTGCGAGCCGCCGACGACCATGTCCTCGGCCGGATCGCCACCGCCCTCGCCGGCGGGCCGGCAGGATCCCGCTGA
- a CDS encoding SDR family NAD(P)-dependent oxidoreductase translates to MSSRVPQSSRDRFLSRFGRWAVITGASDGIGRALADELAAIGVCPVLVARRRPALEELAAELTERHDVVCRVLPLDLSQVDAGEALVAATSELDVGLLAACAGFGSSGRALDGVLAEELAMVDVNCRAVLEQALCFGERLVARGGGGLILMSSIVAFQGVPGAANYAATKAYVQSLAEALGRELKSAGVTVVAAAPGPVRSGFAARAGMHMDRTSTPSEVAKGILRALQRRGGTVRPGWLSKLLGGSLATLPRAGRVLMMERIMAGMSQPRGESLQGRSIEG, encoded by the coding sequence ATGAGCAGCCGAGTCCCACAGTCCTCCCGTGATCGCTTCCTTTCACGCTTCGGCCGCTGGGCCGTGATCACCGGTGCTTCCGACGGCATCGGGCGCGCTCTCGCCGACGAGCTCGCCGCGATCGGAGTCTGCCCGGTTTTGGTGGCGCGGCGCCGGCCGGCTCTGGAGGAGCTGGCGGCCGAGCTGACCGAGCGCCACGACGTCGTCTGTCGTGTGTTGCCGCTCGATCTCTCCCAGGTGGACGCCGGCGAGGCCCTGGTCGCTGCGACCAGCGAGCTCGACGTCGGCCTGTTGGCGGCCTGCGCCGGCTTCGGAAGCTCGGGAAGGGCGCTCGATGGCGTTCTCGCCGAAGAGCTGGCGATGGTCGACGTCAACTGTCGCGCCGTGCTCGAGCAGGCGCTGTGTTTTGGGGAGCGTCTCGTTGCCCGCGGCGGCGGCGGGTTGATCCTGATGAGCTCGATCGTCGCTTTCCAAGGGGTTCCCGGCGCCGCCAACTATGCGGCGACCAAGGCCTATGTGCAATCCCTCGCCGAGGCCCTCGGCCGCGAGCTGAAGTCGGCCGGCGTGACGGTGGTGGCGGCGGCGCCGGGGCCGGTTCGCAGTGGCTTCGCGGCGCGGGCTGGGATGCACATGGACCGTACGTCGACGCCCTCGGAGGTGGCGAAGGGAATTCTGCGGGCCCTGCAGCGGCGCGGAGGCACGGTGCGGCCGGGTTGGCTGTCGAAGCTGCTGGGTGGCTCGCTGGCGACGCTGCCGCGGGCTGGCCGGGTGCTGATGATGGAGCGCATCATGGCCGGCATGAGTCAACCTCGTGGTGAGTCGCTGCAAGGTCGATCGATCGAGGGCTGA
- a CDS encoding ClpX C4-type zinc finger protein, with product MVSKIFQRKSLSCSFCAKTSAQVAKLLGGPKVHICDQCVGVCNRVLEAVPESFAGWESVSDADLLAGLRVADGTLDAVRAVLQDQIDEARGRRISWQKIGDALGVSRQAAWERFS from the coding sequence ATGGTCTCGAAAATCTTCCAGCGTAAGTCCCTGAGCTGTTCCTTCTGCGCCAAGACGTCGGCCCAGGTCGCCAAGCTGCTGGGGGGGCCCAAGGTCCACATCTGTGACCAGTGCGTCGGTGTCTGCAATCGCGTCCTGGAGGCGGTGCCGGAGTCCTTTGCCGGCTGGGAGAGCGTCTCCGACGCCGATCTCCTGGCCGGCCTGCGGGTGGCAGACGGGACCCTCGACGCGGTGCGCGCCGTCCTCCAGGACCAGATCGACGAGGCCCGTGGCCGGCGGATCAGTTGGCAGAAGATCGGCGATGCCCTGGGGGTGTCGCGACAGGCCGCCTGGGAGCGGTTCTCATGA
- a CDS encoding nuclear transport factor 2 family protein, with protein sequence MSDAAEARRLALAWIEGWQAGDPDSIPLAEDFVHTSPFGRLEGRQHYLATVKPMSRQNVASLTVRSTLAEPGQAVVRFDMETAHGTIPVCDWVWIAEGEIRAIHSFYDATDLRSGGSS encoded by the coding sequence ATGAGCGACGCCGCGGAGGCCCGACGCCTCGCCCTGGCCTGGATCGAAGGTTGGCAGGCCGGTGATCCCGACTCGATTCCCCTCGCCGAGGACTTCGTGCACACCAGTCCCTTCGGGCGCCTCGAGGGGCGGCAGCACTATCTGGCGACGGTCAAGCCGATGTCGCGCCAGAACGTGGCCTCGCTCACCGTTCGATCGACCCTCGCAGAGCCCGGTCAGGCGGTGGTCCGCTTCGACATGGAAACCGCTCACGGCACCATTCCCGTTTGTGACTGGGTGTGGATCGCCGAAGGCGAGATTCGAGCCATCCACTCCTTCTACGACGCGACCGACTTACGTTCCGGCGGTTCCTCCTAG
- a CDS encoding SRPBCC family protein gives MHFEIDRLIGAVSREITDAEVDGQPVRGAVASRDYPTSIVDLWDALTNPERLPRWFLPVSGDLRLGGRYQLEGNAGGEITECEPPKRLAVTWCMNDQVSWVRVDLAEVSEKVTRLRLEHFAPMPDSTWDQFGPGATGIGWELGLRALEEHLATGQQVDPQAAEAWALSDEGKGYIRLSSDAWGTAAIAAGTDEAAALTRAERVRVFYSGEGQ, from the coding sequence ATGCACTTCGAGATCGATCGCCTGATCGGAGCCGTTTCGAGAGAGATTACCGACGCGGAGGTCGACGGCCAGCCGGTGCGCGGTGCCGTCGCCAGCCGCGACTACCCCACTTCCATCGTCGACCTGTGGGATGCCCTGACTAATCCGGAACGCTTGCCCCGCTGGTTCTTGCCCGTCTCCGGAGACCTCCGGCTGGGCGGTCGTTATCAGCTCGAGGGCAACGCCGGTGGCGAGATCACCGAGTGCGAGCCGCCGAAGCGATTGGCGGTCACCTGGTGCATGAACGACCAGGTGAGCTGGGTGCGGGTCGATCTCGCGGAGGTTTCAGAGAAGGTGACGCGGCTGCGTCTCGAGCACTTCGCACCGATGCCGGACAGCACTTGGGATCAATTCGGACCGGGCGCGACGGGAATCGGATGGGAGCTCGGTTTGCGGGCTCTCGAAGAGCATCTCGCGACCGGCCAGCAGGTCGATCCCCAGGCGGCCGAAGCTTGGGCCCTGTCCGATGAGGGCAAGGGCTACATCCGCCTCAGCAGTGATGCCTGGGGAACGGCGGCGATTGCGGCTGGAACCGATGAGGCGGCCGCCCTGACTCGCGCCGAGCGGGTGCGGGTCTTCTATTCCGGCGAAGGTCAGTAG
- a CDS encoding metalloregulator ArsR/SmtB family transcription factor gives MHAFDVLGHPVRRRILELLLVAESSSGEVVAVISREFGISQSAVSQHLRVLREAGFANARVDGARRLYALETLPMREVDAWLGQFRRFWEPRLDALAGEVARGKVDPQQD, from the coding sequence TTGCACGCCTTCGACGTCCTTGGCCACCCAGTCCGGCGGCGCATTCTCGAGCTTCTGCTGGTCGCTGAGAGCAGCTCGGGAGAGGTCGTCGCCGTCATCTCTCGGGAATTCGGGATCTCCCAATCGGCGGTGTCGCAGCACCTGCGAGTCTTGCGCGAGGCGGGTTTCGCCAACGCCCGGGTGGATGGCGCCCGGCGTCTCTATGCGCTCGAGACCTTGCCGATGAGAGAGGTCGACGCCTGGCTGGGCCAGTTCCGGCGCTTTTGGGAACCGCGGCTCGATGCCCTCGCCGGTGAGGTCGCGCGAGGCAAGGTCGATCCGCAGCAGGACTGA
- a CDS encoding ParB/RepB/Spo0J family partition protein, with protein MAEPTTKKRGLPGRVKMRHSQHFVDELTARHETPVGRMLPLAALEPDPLQPRKSMGDLDDLVQSIQDKGILEPILVRPLESGDDDEMSFRIISGERRFRAAQAAGLYEVPVIEMEVSEDEALEIALIENLQRKDLTPFEEAEGYRALAERHGYTHEAISEAVGKSRTVITESLSLLQMPPKVRTTAQALGLTSKSLLLEVLKAGSEEEMIKLLEDVATRGLSRDDLRQRMRTPRKEGAPRRKPYVFKFKAPDKTYSLSLSFRQSEVEKGDLISALETILQQLRQET; from the coding sequence ATGGCCGAGCCGACCACCAAGAAGCGGGGACTTCCGGGGCGGGTGAAAATGCGTCACTCGCAGCACTTCGTCGACGAGCTCACGGCGCGCCATGAAACACCGGTGGGACGCATGCTGCCGCTGGCCGCCCTCGAGCCGGATCCGCTTCAGCCTCGCAAGTCGATGGGAGACCTCGACGATCTGGTGCAGTCGATTCAAGACAAGGGCATTTTGGAGCCCATCCTGGTGCGTCCCCTCGAGTCCGGCGACGACGACGAGATGAGCTTCCGGATCATCTCCGGCGAGCGTCGCTTCCGCGCCGCCCAGGCCGCGGGCCTCTACGAGGTTCCGGTGATCGAGATGGAGGTGTCGGAGGACGAGGCCCTCGAGATCGCGCTGATCGAGAATCTGCAGCGCAAAGACCTGACGCCGTTCGAAGAAGCCGAGGGCTACCGCGCCCTGGCCGAGCGTCACGGCTATACCCACGAGGCCATTTCCGAGGCAGTGGGGAAGTCGCGCACGGTGATCACCGAGAGCCTCTCGCTCCTGCAGATGCCGCCGAAGGTCCGGACCACCGCTCAGGCCCTCGGCCTGACCTCGAAGTCGCTTCTCCTGGAAGTGCTCAAGGCCGGCAGCGAAGAGGAGATGATCAAGCTTCTCGAAGACGTGGCGACCCGCGGCCTGAGCCGCGACGATCTGCGTCAACGCATGCGGACTCCGCGCAAGGAAGGCGCCCCGCGCCGCAAGCCCTACGTGTTCAAGTTCAAGGCTCCCGACAAGACCTACTCCCTCTCTCTCAGCTTCCGCCAAAGCGAGGTGGAGAAGGGCGACCTGATCTCGGCTCTCGAGACCATCCTGCAGCAGCTACGGCAGGAGACCTGA
- a CDS encoding ParA family protein, with the protein MIIAITNQKGGVGKTTTAINLSAALAQKGLKTLLVDLDPQANSTMSFLDVHAIKSTVYEALTDDQVPLRDVILPVDKLATLAVAPSGIALAKIEAKLIGELDSHFRLKDELQSVTDAFDYIILDTPPTLGIITVNALVAATHVLIPVQASYFALEGTDDLLETVDKIKVRANPELQILGALITLYDKRTLLSRDIREQVSAVFGDRVFDTVITKSVRLEESPAYRESIFTFAPRSSGAFEYYRLSEEVVSRV; encoded by the coding sequence ATGATCATTGCAATCACCAACCAAAAAGGCGGTGTCGGCAAGACCACGACCGCCATCAATCTCTCGGCGGCCTTGGCCCAAAAAGGCCTCAAAACTCTGTTGGTCGATCTCGATCCTCAGGCCAACAGCACGATGTCGTTCCTCGACGTTCACGCCATCAAGAGCACCGTTTACGAGGCTTTGACGGACGACCAGGTGCCGCTGCGAGACGTCATCTTGCCGGTCGACAAGCTCGCCACCTTGGCGGTCGCGCCGTCGGGTATCGCCCTCGCCAAGATCGAGGCCAAGCTGATCGGGGAGCTCGACAGCCACTTTCGACTGAAGGACGAGCTCCAGTCGGTGACCGACGCCTTCGACTACATCATCCTCGACACGCCACCGACCCTCGGCATCATCACCGTCAACGCCCTGGTCGCCGCGACCCATGTGCTGATCCCGGTGCAGGCGAGCTACTTCGCCCTCGAAGGCACCGACGACCTCCTCGAGACGGTCGACAAGATCAAGGTGCGCGCCAACCCCGAGCTGCAGATTCTCGGCGCGCTGATCACCCTCTACGACAAACGCACGCTGCTGTCGCGCGACATCCGCGAGCAGGTGAGCGCGGTGTTCGGTGATCGCGTCTTCGACACGGTGATCACCAAGAGCGTTCGCCTCGAGGAGAGCCCGGCCTACCGCGAGTCGATCTTCACCTTCGCGCCGCGGTCGAGCGGTGCCTTTGAGTACTACCGGCTGTCCGAAGAAGTCGTCAGCCGAGTCTGA
- a CDS encoding bifunctional nuclease family protein, whose amino-acid sequence MSLSSEELKMEIRGLILDPSSNSPIVVLRDESSQIFLPICIGLFEANAIAQQIEKNAPPRPMTHDLLKNVFQHVGVEIEKIVISDLQENTFFARIHVRQTGELSEIDSRPSDAIALALRAEAPIFVLRSVLEKAEALDLLTPHSDEEKLKKWLEELDPEELGKYKM is encoded by the coding sequence ATGAGCCTGTCCTCCGAAGAGCTGAAGATGGAGATCCGAGGGTTGATCCTCGACCCTTCGTCGAACAGCCCGATCGTGGTCTTGCGGGACGAGAGCAGCCAGATCTTTCTGCCCATCTGCATCGGCCTCTTCGAAGCCAACGCCATCGCTCAGCAGATCGAGAAGAACGCGCCTCCCAGGCCCATGACCCATGATCTGTTGAAGAACGTCTTCCAGCATGTCGGCGTCGAGATCGAGAAGATCGTCATCTCGGATCTGCAGGAAAACACCTTCTTCGCCCGCATCCACGTCCGCCAGACGGGGGAGCTCTCCGAAATCGATTCGCGGCCGAGCGACGCCATCGCGCTGGCGCTGCGCGCCGAGGCCCCGATCTTCGTGCTGCGGTCGGTTCTGGAGAAGGCCGAAGCGCTCGACCTCCTGACCCCACACAGCGACGAAGAGAAGCTCAAGAAGTGGCTCGAAGAGCTCGATCCCGAAGAGCTCGGCAAGTACAAGATGTAG
- the miaB gene encoding tRNA (N6-isopentenyl adenosine(37)-C2)-methylthiotransferase MiaB codes for MSHTPRRFFIETWGCQMNELDTQRMSGQLMQQGILPTRDAAEADIILLNSCSVREKAEQKVFSRLGSYRKFKQDREDMLIGLCGCVAQQVGKRALSKVPELDFVLGPARVGELATIIDRRRAGERVVATGFPEERAYEFDSITRTGEYKGMVTIIEGCNKKCTFCIVPSTRGPERSRTMDEILSEVRHLLDYGFVEVELLGQTVNHWREPEHGSRPGADFADLLDEVARIPGLQRLRFVTSYPRDFTPRMVEQFERHPNICNYLHLPVQSGSNSVLKLMGRGYQVEAYRDLVAQLRQARPDLALSTDLIVGFPGESEEDFEATLDLVREVLFASIYAFKYSVRPYTAAPRLKNHVDPDVASERLQRLFDVQAKIQRQLNEEMIGRTVDVLVTGWGKEPGFQTGRTTCHRVIHFDTSGHVAPLGSIIPVTVRSAFPHSLIGKTRAVA; via the coding sequence ATGAGTCATACGCCGCGACGCTTTTTTATCGAGACCTGGGGCTGCCAGATGAACGAGCTCGACACCCAGCGCATGTCTGGGCAGTTGATGCAGCAGGGCATCTTGCCGACCCGCGACGCCGCGGAGGCGGACATCATCCTGCTCAACTCCTGCAGCGTGCGCGAGAAGGCCGAGCAGAAGGTCTTTTCGCGCCTCGGCTCCTACCGCAAGTTCAAGCAGGACCGGGAGGACATGCTGATCGGCCTCTGCGGCTGCGTCGCCCAGCAGGTGGGGAAGCGCGCCCTGAGCAAGGTTCCGGAGCTCGACTTCGTCCTCGGACCGGCGCGGGTCGGCGAGCTCGCCACCATCATCGACCGCCGGCGCGCCGGCGAGCGCGTCGTCGCCACCGGCTTTCCGGAGGAGCGAGCCTACGAGTTCGACAGCATCACGCGTACCGGCGAATACAAGGGAATGGTGACGATCATCGAGGGCTGCAACAAGAAATGCACCTTCTGCATCGTCCCCTCGACCCGTGGCCCCGAGCGTAGCCGGACGATGGACGAGATCCTGTCCGAAGTGCGCCATCTCCTCGACTACGGCTTCGTCGAGGTCGAGCTCCTTGGCCAGACCGTCAACCATTGGCGGGAGCCCGAGCACGGCAGCCGACCGGGCGCCGACTTCGCCGACCTGCTCGACGAGGTGGCACGCATTCCAGGTCTGCAGCGTCTGCGCTTCGTGACCTCCTATCCGCGCGATTTCACGCCGCGCATGGTGGAGCAGTTCGAGCGCCATCCCAACATCTGCAATTACCTGCACCTGCCGGTGCAGTCGGGCTCGAACTCGGTCCTCAAGCTGATGGGCCGCGGCTACCAGGTCGAGGCCTATCGCGACCTGGTCGCGCAGCTTCGCCAGGCGCGGCCGGACCTGGCGCTCTCGACCGATCTGATCGTCGGCTTCCCGGGCGAAAGCGAGGAAGATTTCGAGGCCACTCTCGATTTGGTGCGCGAGGTGCTGTTCGCCTCGATCTACGCCTTCAAGTACTCGGTACGCCCCTACACGGCGGCCCCAAGGCTCAAGAACCATGTCGACCCGGACGTCGCCTCCGAGCGCCTGCAGCGCCTGTTCGACGTCCAGGCCAAGATCCAGCGCCAGCTCAACGAGGAGATGATCGGCAGGACTGTCGACGTGCTGGTCACCGGCTGGGGGAAAGAGCCTGGATTCCAAACCGGGCGAACCACCTGCCACCGGGTGATCCACTTCGATACCAGCGGCCATGTAGCGCCGCTCGGATCGATCATTCCCGTCACCGTGCGCTCGGCCTTTCCCCATAGCCTGATCGGCAAGACCCGCGCCGTCGCCTGA